In Streptomyces sp. NBC_01439, the following are encoded in one genomic region:
- a CDS encoding DUF1775 domain-containing protein has product MFTTLSSALAVVGHHLAAGDPVPWQRLAGGAAVAFALSLPLTRTSRPWWHVVSMTGVAQLALHRALFVQHPVFHGHAEAHGTGPQIVRASAHHGTWAMAAAHGVATCAMALLMYRADQVLSRLPETVDLLVQRAAAAAAAGFGALYRPWQIPLPRTAPVPRSGLVVGRAVATTLCHTVVRRGPPVAYVGDVPPSPLVPRGSSLMTRAQRLPRLPGLGLTAFGALVVLGIAAGPAAAHAGVTASDPRALAENVTLSFTSEAESDSAGIAELRVVLPKGITPDAVTLKDAPEGWKLTATPDGYSIGGTALATGTDAEYSITVRQLPDEKALAFKTLETYGDGKVSRWIEVPANGEKVDNPAPVLELKAAAPGAKPIAPSPSPSPTPPPSAVPSEQPSAAAPSAPSGASSTATTTATTNLKGAGSGTGVVLGSVAATLVLAAAGAFWWLRRSRNQV; this is encoded by the coding sequence GTGTTCACGACGCTGAGCTCGGCGTTGGCCGTCGTGGGCCATCACCTGGCCGCGGGGGACCCCGTTCCCTGGCAGCGGTTGGCGGGCGGCGCGGCGGTCGCCTTCGCGCTGTCATTGCCCCTCACCCGGACATCCCGGCCCTGGTGGCACGTGGTCTCGATGACCGGTGTCGCCCAACTCGCCTTGCACCGTGCCTTGTTCGTGCAGCATCCGGTGTTTCACGGACACGCCGAAGCCCACGGCACCGGGCCGCAGATCGTGCGTGCCTCCGCACACCACGGCACGTGGGCGATGGCGGCGGCCCACGGTGTGGCCACCTGTGCGATGGCTCTGCTCATGTACCGGGCGGATCAGGTGCTCAGCCGCCTGCCCGAGACGGTGGACCTGTTGGTTCAGCGGGCCGCCGCCGCTGCCGCCGCCGGCTTCGGTGCCCTGTACCGGCCGTGGCAGATCCCGCTGCCGAGAACCGCGCCCGTACCGCGCAGCGGTCTTGTCGTAGGACGGGCGGTCGCGACGACGCTCTGTCACACGGTGGTGCGTCGGGGGCCCCCTGTCGCGTACGTAGGAGACGTTCCCCCGAGTCCCCTCGTACCGAGAGGTTCCTCCCTCATGACCAGAGCACAGCGCCTTCCTCGTCTGCCCGGCCTGGGGCTGACGGCCTTCGGCGCCCTGGTGGTCCTCGGCATCGCCGCCGGGCCGGCCGCCGCACACGCCGGGGTCACCGCATCCGACCCCCGCGCCCTCGCCGAGAACGTCACGCTCTCCTTCACTTCCGAAGCGGAGTCGGACTCCGCGGGCATCGCGGAGCTGCGGGTCGTGCTCCCGAAGGGCATCACCCCGGACGCCGTAACCCTGAAGGACGCCCCCGAGGGGTGGAAGCTGACGGCCACCCCGGACGGGTACAGCATCGGTGGCACGGCCCTGGCCACCGGTACCGATGCCGAGTACAGCATCACGGTGCGCCAGCTCCCCGACGAGAAGGCCCTGGCCTTCAAGACGCTGGAGACCTACGGAGACGGCAAGGTCTCCCGCTGGATCGAGGTGCCCGCGAACGGGGAAAAGGTCGACAACCCGGCACCCGTACTCGAACTGAAGGCGGCGGCCCCCGGGGCCAAGCCGATCGCCCCGAGTCCGTCACCCTCGCCGACACCGCCGCCGAGCGCCGTCCCGTCCGAACAGCCGTCGGCGGCAGCTCCGTCCGCTCCCTCAGGTGCCTCGAGCACGGCGACGACGACGGCCACGACGAACCTGAAGGGGGCGGGCAGCGGCACCGGCGTCGTCCTCGGCTCGGTCGCGGCCACTCTGGTGCTCGCCGCCGCGGGCGCCTTCTGGTGGCTGCGCCGGAGCCGCAACCAGGTCTGA
- a CDS encoding endonuclease, with amino-acid sequence MTVEQVSRVDKGFLEQMEDAGRRYASRTGERDGHREALEQHGILYADTRERVSSRLTRLGVDWAMATAIERTPATATTGTSLDLDRELVSTDLLTLERFMGRNDLIGIDYLEGGFLAARSVGRITVRSPGSTHHGTGFLVSPSLLMTNNHVLGSAEEAAAAVIEFNFQAGLDGQQLAPVVFPLDPQSLFITHRDLDFTVVAVSDRSRDGQPLAAFGRLPLKEAQGKAVIGELVNIIQHPNGEPKQLALRDNQIVDVLDDFMHYSADTARGSSGAPVFNDQWEVVALHHAGAPRKDRDGNVLAVDGTRWHPSMGEHRVDWKANEGVRVSRILGAIQQFPLSGGAATLRAELFAAGSSLHPVEVSPPTVLTNRVNGDAPQNGAMDGSGEQHATTGSVRWSVPLHISVSLDADAPQPRPASPAAGPAAGPAPQTTTPSYVGLPAGIGSIDGQSPAARDLAAAMVNLAAFRARPYFDEAADLMARDAYYAGLHVGNPTSLRLALTEHLESTHERRPSYKPMRLLYPWVDLHPDEMLRSIYSDKGFTPQELMEADAAVEAARIGRWQEFMLHESAPGPEAIEAELALLEASLPFNCEHVVPQSWFTHKEPMRGDLHHLFACEATCNSFRGNIPYFDFPDFNEVVQHDCGRREPGKFEPSKGKGPVARATLYFLLRYPGKIGDEARELQRTGLETLLGWHKDHPVGLYEQHRNAAIAEIQGNRNPLIDHPDWAEEIDFAGAWP; translated from the coding sequence ATGACAGTGGAGCAGGTGTCACGGGTCGACAAGGGTTTCCTGGAGCAGATGGAGGATGCCGGTCGGCGCTATGCAAGCCGTACCGGAGAGCGTGACGGCCATCGGGAGGCGCTCGAGCAACACGGCATCCTCTATGCAGACACCCGGGAACGGGTCAGCAGCAGGCTGACCCGTCTAGGCGTCGACTGGGCGATGGCCACGGCGATCGAGCGGACACCGGCGACTGCCACGACCGGTACCAGCCTGGATCTGGACCGCGAGCTGGTCAGCACCGACCTGTTGACGCTTGAACGGTTCATGGGCCGCAACGATCTCATCGGGATCGACTACCTAGAAGGCGGTTTCCTCGCCGCCCGCTCGGTCGGCCGAATAACCGTCCGGAGTCCCGGGTCGACCCACCACGGAACCGGTTTCCTGGTGTCCCCCTCATTGCTGATGACGAACAACCACGTGCTCGGCTCCGCCGAGGAAGCGGCCGCCGCAGTGATCGAGTTCAACTTCCAGGCCGGCTTGGACGGGCAGCAGCTCGCTCCGGTCGTGTTCCCGCTCGATCCGCAGAGCCTCTTCATCACCCACCGTGACCTCGATTTCACCGTGGTCGCGGTCTCCGACCGCTCCCGAGACGGTCAGCCGCTGGCGGCCTTCGGGAGGCTGCCGCTCAAGGAAGCCCAGGGCAAGGCCGTCATCGGGGAACTCGTCAACATCATTCAGCACCCCAACGGCGAGCCCAAGCAACTTGCCCTCCGTGACAACCAGATCGTGGACGTGCTGGACGACTTCATGCACTACTCGGCCGACACGGCGCGCGGCTCCTCAGGTGCTCCCGTGTTCAACGACCAGTGGGAGGTCGTGGCACTGCACCACGCAGGTGCTCCCCGCAAGGACCGCGACGGCAACGTGCTGGCCGTCGACGGAACCCGCTGGCATCCGAGCATGGGAGAGCACCGGGTGGACTGGAAGGCCAATGAGGGCGTGCGGGTCAGCCGCATCCTCGGCGCGATCCAGCAGTTCCCGTTGTCCGGCGGCGCCGCAACGCTCCGCGCGGAGCTGTTCGCGGCCGGCTCGTCCCTGCACCCGGTGGAAGTCTCGCCGCCGACGGTCCTGACGAACCGGGTGAACGGTGACGCGCCGCAGAACGGGGCGATGGACGGGAGCGGTGAGCAGCACGCCACCACGGGATCGGTCCGCTGGAGCGTCCCGCTGCACATCAGCGTCAGCCTCGACGCCGACGCCCCGCAGCCCCGGCCCGCATCACCTGCTGCCGGACCTGCTGCGGGACCTGCGCCGCAGACGACCACCCCCTCGTACGTGGGGTTGCCGGCAGGGATCGGAAGTATCGACGGTCAGTCGCCCGCCGCGCGGGACCTGGCAGCCGCCATGGTCAACCTCGCGGCCTTCCGGGCCCGCCCCTACTTCGACGAGGCCGCGGACCTGATGGCACGCGACGCCTACTACGCGGGCCTTCACGTCGGCAACCCCACGAGCTTGCGCCTCGCGCTCACCGAGCATCTGGAGTCCACGCACGAGCGCCGGCCGTCGTACAAGCCGATGCGTCTGCTCTACCCGTGGGTGGACCTGCACCCCGACGAAATGCTCCGCAGCATCTACTCGGACAAGGGCTTCACCCCACAGGAGCTCATGGAAGCCGACGCGGCAGTGGAGGCCGCCCGGATCGGACGCTGGCAGGAGTTCATGCTCCACGAGAGCGCACCCGGCCCGGAGGCCATCGAAGCCGAACTCGCCCTCCTGGAGGCGTCGCTGCCCTTCAACTGCGAACACGTCGTACCCCAGTCCTGGTTCACCCACAAGGAACCGATGCGTGGGGACCTGCACCATCTCTTCGCCTGCGAGGCGACGTGCAACAGCTTCCGCGGAAACATCCCCTACTTCGACTTCCCGGACTTCAACGAGGTCGTTCAGCACGACTGCGGGCGCCGGGAACCGGGGAAGTTCGAGCCCTCGAAGGGCAAGGGACCGGTCGCCAGGGCGACGCTCTACTTCTTGCTCCGCTACCCCGGCAAGATCGGCGACGAGGCGCGCGAACTCCAGCGGACCGGCCTCGAGACGCTGCTGGGCTGGCACAAGGACCATCCGGTGGGCCTCTACGAGCAGCACCGCAACGCGGCGATAGCCGAGATACAAGGAAATCGCAATCCGCTGATAGACCACCCGGACTGGGCCGAGGAGATCGACTTCGCAGGTGCCTGGCCCTGA
- a CDS encoding N-acetylmuramoyl-L-alanine amidase, with amino-acid sequence MEDDPLSRRRLLWGAAGAAGTALAAAGLPLLMGPEEKVAAAPPRPVRKAPVAAAGPPAARRTDPSVDYAPAVWVEASESNYTASERPEAYPIEYVVIHLTTDILPVMFAKFKDPAERVSAHYMISATGTRIAQCVRERDVAWHSGSVWYNHRSIGIEHEGWTDQPVYTNKMYEASAVLTATICAKYDVPVDRDHILGHVEVPLSTHDDPGTVWNWDKYMKLVDTARQRIRT; translated from the coding sequence ATGGAAGACGACCCGCTGAGCCGTCGACGGCTGTTGTGGGGTGCTGCCGGCGCTGCGGGCACGGCTCTGGCCGCTGCCGGTCTGCCCCTGCTGATGGGGCCCGAGGAGAAGGTGGCGGCTGCGCCACCGAGACCCGTGCGCAAGGCCCCCGTCGCCGCCGCCGGGCCGCCCGCGGCGCGGCGAACGGATCCCTCGGTGGACTACGCCCCCGCCGTCTGGGTCGAAGCCTCCGAGTCCAACTACACGGCCTCCGAGCGTCCCGAGGCCTATCCCATCGAATACGTCGTCATTCATCTGACAACGGACATCTTGCCGGTCATGTTCGCCAAGTTCAAGGACCCCGCCGAGAGGGTGTCCGCGCACTACATGATCAGCGCAACCGGCACGCGGATCGCCCAGTGCGTGCGCGAGCGCGACGTTGCTTGGCACTCCGGCAGCGTTTGGTACAACCACCGGAGCATCGGCATCGAGCACGAAGGCTGGACCGATCAGCCCGTTTACACCAACAAGATGTACGAGGCATCCGCCGTGCTCACGGCCACGATCTGTGCGAAGTACGACGTGCCGGTCGACCGGGACCACATCCTGGGTCACGTCGAGGTCCCGCTGTCCACTCACGACGACCCCGGGACCGTATGGAACTGGGACAAGTACATGAAGCTCGTCGATACCGCCCGCCAGCGCATCAGGACCTGA
- a CDS encoding M1 family metallopeptidase yields MIGCVKTSGRLAAFAVAGLLAVLPACSESDGRGGGTGARSGAVTARAGAAGTAFRGGHPAAAGTGDPYFPELGNGGYDVTHYALTLAYDPGSGRLDGTAEITAKATEDLSAFHLDLLGMEVLSATVDDRTARFRRDGQELTLQPRDHLRKGATFRSVVHYAGVPESITHDHGWREGWLRTGKGAVAFGEPTGSMSWFPGNHHPADKASYDITVTVPKEVQAISNGQLRSRRTSGDRATFHWHQPEPMASYVATVAIGSYDIKTSRTRSGVPVVSAVDTTAGVDEDGEVLGRFPEIMEWAEGRFGLYPFSAAGLIVDQAADVPYALETQTRPTIPAGIFHTTNVVHEMAHQWFGNSVTPRTWRDMWLNEGFATYAEWLWTEDHGGASAQDHFDRNHAKAADDDEWDFPPAEPPSASDISAQPVYVRGAMVIHKIRQAVGDAAFRALVRGWTLRHRHGNAATEDFTAYVEARAGRDLDSIWDPWLYGDGKPA; encoded by the coding sequence ATGATCGGCTGCGTGAAGACTTCCGGACGTCTGGCCGCCTTCGCGGTCGCGGGCCTGCTCGCCGTGCTCCCCGCGTGCTCGGAGTCCGACGGCCGTGGCGGCGGAACGGGGGCCCGTTCCGGTGCGGTCACCGCTCGGGCGGGGGCTGCTGGCACGGCGTTCCGCGGCGGGCACCCCGCCGCCGCAGGCACCGGTGACCCGTACTTCCCGGAGCTCGGCAACGGCGGCTACGACGTCACCCACTACGCCCTGACCCTGGCCTACGACCCCGGCAGCGGCCGCCTCGACGGAACGGCGGAGATCACCGCCAAGGCCACCGAGGACCTCAGCGCCTTCCATCTCGACCTCCTCGGCATGGAGGTGCTGAGCGCCACCGTCGACGACCGCACGGCGCGGTTCCGCAGGGACGGGCAGGAGCTGACCCTGCAGCCGCGCGATCACCTCAGGAAGGGCGCCACGTTCCGCAGCGTCGTGCACTACGCGGGCGTGCCGGAGTCGATCACCCATGACCACGGATGGCGCGAAGGCTGGTTGAGGACGGGCAAGGGAGCGGTCGCGTTCGGCGAGCCGACGGGCTCGATGTCCTGGTTCCCGGGCAACCACCACCCCGCGGACAAGGCCTCGTACGACATCACCGTCACGGTCCCCAAGGAGGTACAAGCGATCTCCAACGGGCAGCTGCGCTCCCGGCGCACCAGCGGCGACCGCGCCACCTTCCACTGGCACCAGCCCGAGCCCATGGCCAGCTACGTGGCGACCGTGGCCATCGGCAGCTACGACATCAAGACCTCCCGGACCCGTTCGGGCGTGCCGGTCGTGTCGGCGGTGGACACGACCGCGGGCGTGGACGAGGACGGCGAGGTCCTCGGCCGCTTCCCCGAGATCATGGAATGGGCCGAGGGGAGGTTCGGCCTCTACCCCTTCTCCGCCGCCGGGTTGATCGTCGATCAGGCGGCGGACGTGCCGTACGCCCTGGAGACCCAGACCAGGCCGACCATTCCGGCCGGCATCTTCCACACCACCAACGTGGTGCACGAAATGGCCCACCAGTGGTTCGGCAACTCCGTCACCCCGCGGACCTGGCGGGACATGTGGCTCAACGAGGGCTTCGCGACCTATGCGGAGTGGTTGTGGACCGAAGACCACGGCGGGGCCAGCGCCCAGGACCATTTCGACCGCAACCACGCCAAGGCCGCGGACGACGACGAGTGGGACTTCCCGCCCGCAGAGCCGCCGAGCGCTTCGGACATCTCCGCCCAGCCGGTGTACGTGCGCGGCGCGATGGTGATCCACAAGATCCGCCAGGCCGTGGGCGACGCGGCCTTCCGCGCCCTGGTGCGGGGCTGGACCCTGCGCCACCGCCACGGCAACGCCGCCACGGAGGACTTCACCGCGTACGTGGAGGCCAGGGCCGGCCGGGACCTCGACTCGATCTGGGACCCGTGGCTCTACGGGGACGGCAAGCCGGCGTGA
- a CDS encoding SOS response-associated peptidase has protein sequence MCGRYASTRSPEDLSGLFRATPPDPGHVLEPSWNVAPTDAVWAVLERADRESGVLERQLRPLRWGLVPSWSKSLSSGAKMINARVETVHEKPAYRRAFAKRRCLLPADGFYEWEPVPASGSAKAYKQPYFIRPEDGDVMAMAGLYEFWRDPAVAVDDDPAAWWATCTIITTEATDAAGRVHPRMPLALAPADYEAWLDPSHQDPDALRALLAAPAGGRLDVRAVSTAVNNVRNNGPELLDAPPAPGR, from the coding sequence ATGTGCGGCCGATACGCTTCCACCCGCAGTCCCGAGGACCTGTCCGGTCTCTTCCGGGCCACGCCCCCGGATCCGGGCCACGTGCTGGAGCCCAGCTGGAACGTTGCCCCCACCGATGCCGTGTGGGCGGTGCTGGAGCGCGCCGACCGGGAGAGCGGGGTGCTGGAGCGGCAGCTGCGCCCCTTGCGGTGGGGGCTGGTGCCCTCGTGGTCGAAGAGCCTGTCCAGTGGCGCGAAGATGATCAATGCGCGGGTGGAGACGGTGCACGAGAAGCCGGCCTACCGGCGCGCCTTCGCCAAGCGCCGGTGCCTGCTGCCAGCCGACGGGTTCTACGAGTGGGAGCCCGTCCCCGCTTCCGGTTCTGCGAAGGCGTACAAGCAGCCGTACTTCATCCGGCCCGAGGACGGCGACGTGATGGCGATGGCCGGGCTGTACGAGTTCTGGCGCGACCCCGCGGTCGCCGTCGACGACGATCCGGCGGCGTGGTGGGCGACCTGCACGATCATCACCACCGAGGCCACCGACGCCGCCGGCCGGGTCCACCCCCGGATGCCGCTCGCGCTCGCCCCGGCGGACTACGAGGCCTGGCTCGACCCGTCCCACCAGGACCCGGACGCGCTGCGCGCCCTGCTCGCCGCTCCCGCGGGCGGCCGGCTCGACGTCCGCGCCGTGTCGACCGCGGTCAACAACGTGCGCAACAACGGGCCCGAGCTCCTCGACGCGCCCCCCGCCCCGGGGCGCTGA
- a CDS encoding helix-turn-helix transcriptional regulator, with the protein MVRPTRVTNSIRALRFANGEMTQAELARRIGVTRQTVIAIEQGRYSPSLEKAFEIARVFAVPLDTVFQYTSTEGDEA; encoded by the coding sequence GTGGTGAGGCCCACCCGGGTCACCAACAGCATCCGGGCCCTGCGCTTCGCCAACGGCGAGATGACCCAGGCCGAACTGGCCCGCCGGATCGGCGTGACCCGTCAGACCGTCATCGCCATCGAGCAGGGCCGCTATTCGCCTTCCCTGGAGAAGGCGTTCGAGATCGCGCGCGTGTTCGCAGTACCGCTCGACACCGTGTTCCAGTACACCTCCACCGAAGGAGACGAAGCATGA
- a CDS encoding NAD(P)-dependent alcohol dehydrogenase → MKAMVQDVYGSPEVLRIAEVDRPVAGPGEVLVRVHAAGVDQGVWHLMAGLPYAVRAVTGLRRPRTRVRGLDVAGVVEAVGPDVTRFREGDEVYGNCTGSFAEYARAKEKALAPKPASLSFEQAATVPVSACTALGAVRDSGRVKAGQSVLVLGASGGVGSFAVQVAKAYGAHVTGVCSTAKADLVRSLGADEVLDYTQQDPVDGTRRYDVILDIAGNRPIARMRRALTPRGTLVIIGGEDGGKWIGGNQRQLGAMLLTPFVGHRLRAHGTVVRHRDLEALTELIEAGSVTPAVDRTYPLAELPDAIRRMRDGQVRGKVAIRL, encoded by the coding sequence ATGAAGGCCATGGTCCAGGACGTTTACGGATCGCCCGAGGTCCTGCGCATAGCAGAGGTGGACCGGCCGGTCGCGGGCCCGGGCGAGGTCCTCGTCCGGGTGCACGCGGCCGGCGTCGACCAGGGCGTCTGGCACCTCATGGCGGGCCTGCCCTACGCGGTCCGCGCCGTGACGGGCCTGCGCAGACCCCGGACGCGCGTCCGGGGCCTGGACGTCGCGGGGGTGGTCGAGGCCGTCGGCCCGGACGTCACCCGCTTCCGGGAGGGCGACGAGGTGTACGGAAACTGCACGGGGTCGTTCGCCGAGTACGCCCGCGCCAAGGAGAAGGCCCTCGCACCCAAGCCGGCCTCCCTCAGCTTCGAACAGGCCGCGACGGTGCCCGTCTCCGCGTGCACCGCGCTGGGCGCGGTTCGGGACAGCGGACGGGTCAAGGCCGGTCAGAGCGTGCTCGTCCTCGGCGCCTCGGGCGGTGTGGGCAGTTTCGCCGTACAGGTGGCCAAGGCCTACGGCGCCCACGTCACCGGAGTGTGCAGCACCGCCAAGGCCGACCTGGTCCGCTCCCTCGGTGCCGACGAGGTCCTCGACTACACCCAGCAGGACCCCGTCGACGGCACCCGCCGCTACGACGTCATCCTGGACATCGCCGGCAACCGGCCCATCGCCCGGATGCGCCGCGCCCTGACCCCCCGCGGGACCCTCGTCATCATCGGCGGGGAAGACGGCGGCAAGTGGATCGGCGGCAACCAGCGGCAGCTGGGCGCGATGTTGCTGACGCCCTTCGTCGGCCACCGGCTGCGTGCGCACGGCACCGTAGTGCGCCACCGCGACCTCGAAGCCCTCACGGAGCTCATCGAGGCCGGCTCGGTGACCCCCGCCGTCGACCGGACCTACCCGCTGGCCGAACTCCCCGACGCCATTCGCCGGATGCGGGACGGCCAGGTGCGCGGAAAGGTCGCCATCCGGCTATGA
- a CDS encoding endonuclease/exonuclease/phosphatase family protein, protein MSAALLVFHSAVPNAVGRLGSALEAFLPWLGLAVPGLLVSALVRRSFTALVAVLLPAAAWAGLFGGLLLPADRGAHDITAVQHNVSDENPDPAGTARALIASAPDLIALEELTPSALPAYEAALAAVYPYHALEGTVGLWSRHPLTDVRRVDIRPSGIGEGWNRGLRCGVRTPRGEIAVYVAHLPSVRFRAGGFGSGPRDESARLLGAAVAAEKLERVVLLGDLNGTVDDRGIAPLTSRLSAPRRGLALSWPAAVPVARIDQVLTRSATVAEVWTLPATGSDHLPVAARIRLDAS, encoded by the coding sequence CTGAGCGCCGCGCTGCTGGTGTTCCACTCGGCGGTCCCTAACGCGGTGGGCAGGCTGGGGAGTGCGCTGGAGGCCTTTCTGCCCTGGCTGGGCCTCGCGGTCCCGGGCCTGCTGGTCTCGGCGCTGGTGCGCCGCTCGTTCACCGCGCTGGTGGCCGTGCTGCTGCCCGCGGCCGCGTGGGCGGGCCTGTTCGGCGGGCTGCTGCTGCCGGCGGACCGCGGCGCGCACGACATCACGGCCGTCCAACACAATGTGAGTGACGAGAACCCGGACCCCGCCGGCACGGCGCGCGCCCTGATCGCCTCCGCGCCGGATCTCATCGCCCTGGAGGAGCTGACGCCCTCCGCGCTGCCGGCCTACGAGGCGGCGCTGGCGGCCGTGTACCCGTACCACGCGCTCGAGGGCACGGTCGGCCTCTGGTCGAGGCATCCGCTCACCGACGTCCGCCGGGTGGACATCAGGCCCTCGGGCATCGGGGAGGGCTGGAACCGCGGCCTGCGCTGCGGTGTGCGCACGCCGCGGGGTGAGATCGCGGTGTACGTGGCGCACTTGCCCTCGGTCCGCTTCCGAGCGGGCGGTTTCGGCTCCGGCCCGCGGGACGAGAGCGCGCGACTGCTGGGGGCGGCGGTCGCCGCCGAGAAGCTGGAGCGGGTGGTCCTGCTGGGTGACCTCAACGGGACGGTGGACGATCGCGGGATCGCCCCGCTGACCTCCCGGTTGAGCGCGCCGCGGCGGGGGCTCGCCCTCAGCTGGCCCGCCGCCGTCCCGGTCGCCCGGATCGATCAGGTCCTCACCCGCTCGGCGACCGTTGCCGAGGTGTGGACGCTGCCCGCCACCGGCAGCGACCACCTACCGGTCGCCGCCCGCATCAGGCTGGACGCCTCATAG
- a CDS encoding ATP-grasp domain-containing protein, which yields MGTARVAVVTSKGGADQDADLPLILTALRAAGLSAQAVAWDADTPRWDGYDLAVIRSTWDYADRLAEFLAWADTTAEVTRLWNPAPLVRWNSDKRYLLELAARGVPVVPTRVVEPGGVCDAADFDGPHGVVVKPAVSSGARDTARYEPGRRVDAERHARTLLDQGRTAIVQPYLPLVEEGERALVFFGGTFSHAIRKQALLTEAGLIDNFRVPHPGAAPYQPSEAELRTARAALAAVPAPGDLLFARVDLALNGAREPVVMELELIEPNLFLSINPQRLERFAEAVAAAVPTGR from the coding sequence ATGGGTACGGCGAGGGTCGCGGTCGTGACGAGCAAGGGCGGCGCAGATCAAGACGCGGACCTCCCGCTGATCCTGACCGCGTTGCGCGCCGCCGGCCTGTCGGCGCAGGCGGTGGCCTGGGACGCGGACACCCCGCGATGGGACGGCTACGACCTCGCGGTCATCCGGTCGACCTGGGACTACGCGGACCGCCTCGCGGAGTTCCTGGCCTGGGCGGATACGACGGCCGAGGTCACCCGGCTGTGGAATCCGGCGCCGTTGGTGCGCTGGAACAGCGACAAGCGCTATCTGCTGGAGCTCGCCGCGCGCGGAGTGCCGGTCGTACCGACCCGGGTCGTCGAACCGGGCGGGGTCTGCGACGCGGCGGACTTCGACGGACCGCACGGGGTGGTGGTCAAGCCGGCCGTCTCCTCGGGCGCACGGGACACCGCGCGCTACGAGCCGGGCCGCCGGGTGGACGCCGAGCGCCATGCGCGGACGCTGCTCGACCAGGGCCGCACGGCGATCGTCCAGCCGTATCTGCCGCTGGTGGAGGAGGGGGAGCGGGCGCTGGTCTTCTTCGGCGGCACCTTCAGCCACGCGATCCGCAAGCAGGCCCTGCTGACGGAGGCGGGGCTGATCGACAACTTCAGGGTGCCGCACCCGGGTGCCGCCCCCTACCAGCCGTCCGAAGCGGAGCTCCGTACGGCTCGGGCGGCGCTGGCCGCGGTCCCCGCCCCGGGCGACCTGCTCTTCGCCCGGGTGGACCTGGCGTTGAACGGGGCCAGGGAACCCGTCGTCATGGAGCTGGAACTCATCGAGCCGAACCTGTTCCTGAGCATCAACCCGCAGAGGCTGGAGCGCTTCGCCGAGGCGGTCGCCGCCGCGGTGCCCACGGGCCGTTAG